The genomic window CATATTTTGGTAAACATTCGCTGTGGTGACATTGAGTTTAATAATATTGAAGCCATTATCTTTGATAAAGATGGCACCTTAGAAGATTCTAATAACTTTTTGCGAGAATTAAGTATTCGTCGGGCCCGTTTATTAGATGCCCAAATACCGGGGATTGGGGAACCTTTATTAATGGCCTTTGGTCTTCAAGATAATCAACTCGATCCCACCGGTTTGATGGCTGTAGGGAGTCGTCAAGAAAACTTAATTGCTGCTGCTGCTTATATTGCAGAAACGGGACGAAGTTGGTTTGAAGCCTTAGAAATGGCTGACAATGCCTTTCGGGAGGTTGATAAATATCTTAAAAAAGATCAAACCACTTCCCCATTATTTACTGGCAGTTTAGAGGTGTTAAAAACCTTATTCGAGGCTGGATTAAAACTAGCAATTCTCTCCGCTGCCCCAACTCAAGACGTGGAACATTTTGTCGAGGAACACAATCTTTCTAATTATATTCAAGTAATGATGGGAGGGGATCAAGGATTAAGCAAACCTGACCCAAAACTATTGATTAAAGCCTGTGAAATGCTTAAAACACCGCCAAATAAGACCCTCATGGTAGGAGATTCTCAAGGAGATATTACCATGGCCAAACAAGCCGGCGTAGCAGGAACCATCGGTATTTGTTGGGCTAACGAAATAGCTGGTCACCTTGATCAAGCTGATATGATCATTACTCAAATCGACGTAATTCAACCCTTAAAACCATAAGATTCTTAAACAACAATCCTCACATTTCCTAATTCGGATTTTAGGGTGTATGATCAGAGGTTAACAAAAGCTTTAATTCTGTATCGTTATTAGAGAGGGTAAAAAACATTGTCTCGCCGTTATCTATTTACATCTGAATCTGTAACTGAAGGTCATCCTGATAAAATTTGTGAC from Crocosphaera subtropica ATCC 51142 includes these protein-coding regions:
- a CDS encoding HAD family hydrolase, with the protein product MVNIRCGDIEFNNIEAIIFDKDGTLEDSNNFLRELSIRRARLLDAQIPGIGEPLLMAFGLQDNQLDPTGLMAVGSRQENLIAAAAYIAETGRSWFEALEMADNAFREVDKYLKKDQTTSPLFTGSLEVLKTLFEAGLKLAILSAAPTQDVEHFVEEHNLSNYIQVMMGGDQGLSKPDPKLLIKACEMLKTPPNKTLMVGDSQGDITMAKQAGVAGTIGICWANEIAGHLDQADMIITQIDVIQPLKP